ACAACCACCGCACAGATGAATACGGCGGATCGTTTGAGAACCGCCTGCGCCTGCTGCGCGAGGTTCTGCACGACACGATGGAAGCCGCCGCAGGGGATGTGGCCGTTGCCGTGCGCATCCCAGCACATGATTTTAAGGAAGGCAGCCCGCTGACCTATGACAACGAAGCACGCGCCGTGATCGAAAGCCTCGCCGACGTGCCGGACCTGTGGGACGTGAACGTCGCAGGCTGGCCCCGTGATAGTGGCACCTCGCGGTTTGACGACGAGGGACATCAGGAAAAATACACTGGCTACGTCAAGCAAATCACGTCAAAGCCCGTGGTGGGCGTGGGGCGCTATACCTCTGTCGATGCGATGGTCGGGCTGGTCAAGAAAGGTGTGTTCGATCTGATCGGGGCATCTCGTCCTTCGATTGCCGATCCGTTTCTACCAAACAAGGTCAAAGAAGGCCGCATCGACGATATCCGTGAATGCATCGGCTGCAATGTCTGCGTGTCCTCGGATGCTTACTCCGTGCCGTTGATGTGTACGCAAAACCCGACGATTTCGCAGGAATGGCGGCGCGGCTGGCACCCCGAGAATATCCCTGCAGCACCAAGGGCCGAAAACACATTGATCATCGGCTCCGGCCCTGCGGGTCTGGAATGTGCGTTGACGCTTGCGAAAGCAGGGCACACCGTCACCATTGCGGAAAAAGACGCAGAGTTTGGTGGACGGGTGCGCCATGAAAGCGCGCTGAAAGGGCTGGCGGCCTGGGGCCGTGTCAAAGACTACCGGCTCTATCAATTGCAGCAGATGGGCAATGTTTCTCTCTACGCCGAAAGTGAAATCGCGCCGGGCGATGTGGCGGATTTTGAGGCGGACAACATCATCGTCGCAACCGGGTCCAAGTGGTGCAACAGCGGTGCGGGTGCCACGACGTTCAGCGCGATTGATGGCTTTGCAGAGCATGCGATCACGCCAGACGACGTCATGGCAGGTGCAGAAATCAACGGGCCGGTCGTGATCTATGATGATGATCATTACTACATGGGCAATGTATTGGCCGCGCATCTGGCCTCACTTGGACATGAGGTGCATTTGGTTTGCCCCCTGCCCTCAATTGCGGAATGGATGGGGTATACGTTAGAAAGCCCGCGTGTTCTGGACCAGATGGTTGAGCTTGGCGTGCACATGCATCCCAACACCACCGTGAAGTCATGGACCGGATCAGCATTGAAAGTCACCCGCAGTGACAGCGGTACTGACATGTCGGATATTGCTGGCGGTACGTTGATCAGCGTCGGTGTCCGCAACCCCTCAGACGGACTGTTGACTGCGCTCAAGGATATGTCGGAACTGGCGGACAAAGTCAGCGGCATCGGTGATTGTCTGGCCCCCGGCATCATTCAGGCGGCAGTGTTCTCGGGTCATGCCGAAGCGCGCAAACGGATCGGTGACGAGCCGAAAAACGGCATCTACAAACGCGAAACGCCGGTGCTGTTTCCTCGGTAAGGCCGTCTCAGGCTTTCCGTCGCGCGATGGCATCCGCCAAAACACAAAGCAGCTCCCAAAGCATGGTTGATGCGACGAGGGCTGTATTTCCGGTCTGATCAAACGGCGGTGATACTTCAACCACGTCACCGCCAGCAAGGTTCAATCCTTGAAGGCCACGCAACAGCTTTTGAACATCGCGCGGTTGCAGCCCGCCGACTTCCGGCGTGCCTGTTCCCGGCGCAAACGCGGGATCGATGCTGTCGATGTCAAAAGACACATAAGTGGGGCCATCGCCGACGATCCTGCGCGCCTCAGCCAGAACCGCATCAAGGCCCATTTCATAGACTTCTTCGATGTGGATCACGCGCATCCCGCTGTCATAGGAAAAATCCCAATGCGGCTCTGCGCGGCCACGGATCCCAATCTGCACTGTACGCTCGGGGTCCAGCACCCCCGCAAGGGCTGCGTTGCGAAATGGGCCACCGTGATGAAAACGTGAGCCGTTGAAAGGACCGCCGGTGTCGGCATGGGCATCGATATGGATCATGCCAACCGGCGCGTCACGCCCCACCGCTTTCAAGATCGGATAGCTGATTGAATGATCGCCCCCTATAGAGAGCGGCATCACTCCGGCATCAATGACTGTGTGAAAGAAAGCCTCAATCTCTTGCGTGGCTTTGTCCAAATCATAGGTACTGGCGATGGGTACATCCCCGCAATCGGCAAAGCGTGCAATTGCAGCCGGGATGATACCACTGACATGGTGCTTGGGTCCGGCAGCCAAGACAGACAATTCGCGCACTTGCTGGGGACCAAAGCGCGTCCCCGGCCGGTTGGTCACGGCCAGATCGAAGGGCACGCCAATAAGCGCGATATCCAACCACTCAAACCCGGCCTGCAAGGGCGCGCGCAGGAAGGATGAAATGCCGGCATAGGGGGCAACGTGTTCGCGCTTGTCCCCACCATGCGCGCCGCCGCTGTCCAGAAATGCCTGCAAGGCCTTGTCGTTCAGATCGGTTTTTGCTGCCAACGCCCGCAGATGTTCAAGTTTGCTATTGGCCATTGTTCACCCTTGAGACGGAACCACCATCTTGGCGCAATCATGCCCAAAGTTCCGTCTTGGGTAAATTCAAATCAGCCCGCGCTGCTCAAGATACCATTTCCCGAACTCTGCGATCCACACCTCGCGGTCGGACAACACGCCGGGCCGATATCCTCGAGAGGCCACGCCAAGCTGATTGTTTTCTGTAATGGTTTTATCTTCCTTCAGCGTCGTATCCCAAAGATGCATCAAGGTTTGCGGATCATAATCCGTCCCTTCCTCCGCATCGGGGGCCACCAACCAGATCGCCTCGACCGTTGTTTCCTGCGTATCTTTGGGGATGAACAGGAAAATGACCGCATGGTCGTTGTTGACCAGGACAGTGGAAAGCGGAGAGAATACGCAGCCCGTTTGCCCGCCGTCGAATTCAGCTAAGTCGCCCATCAAAGGTGCAATCGGCTGGCCATCCATGCTTTCGGTAAGCGCGCCCTTGGCGATAGGCAACCTGTTGGCGGCCTGAAAATACGCCGATGTGGCATCATCATGGAACATCCCAGTCGGATAGCCTTTTGCCTCAGCTTCCGCCTCCCACTCAGCAAGCCACTTGCGATGATCCGCCATTTCAGGATCATCCGAGCGGTCGACCGCACCAAAGGCAAGCAGCTTCATTTTGTCATGTACCTGACAATAGCTGGGATGCGCGGTTGAACAGTGGTAGCATTCGAAAAAGTTATCAACGACCAGCTTCCAGTTTGCATTGGTCGGATAGGTTTTGCGGGCGGCAACCTTGGTCTGGGCAAGCCCCTGCCCGTGCATCAGAGGGGCAAATCGCTGCGTAAAGGTGGTGAAATCTGGCGCGTCCATCTCAGCCGCGAAGTTGACAAAAATCAGACCCTCAAAAACACCCACGTTGATTGGCAGCAGGCCATTTGCGCTTTTGTCAAAGCCTTCTGGCATGGAGGCGGCGGCGCGCAGCTGACCATCAAGATCATAGCTCCACGAATGGTAGGGACATGTGAACAGACGTTTGTAGCCCTCGTTTTCAAGACAAACCCGCGATCCACGATGACGACAGGCATTGTGAAACGCCTTGACCTCACCTTCTTTGTTTCGGGTCACAATGACGCTTTCGTTCCCGATCGCGTACAGAAAGAAGTCACCGGCATTGGGAATTTGTGAAATATGTCCGGTCAAAAACCATTGAGATTTGAGAAGCCAATCCAAATCGTCCCGAAAAACCTCTTCAGAGACATAAAGCTCTGCCGGAAGCGACGTGCCGTAGGCCCAGGTTGAAACTGTATCTTTCATCGCAAGCTCCTTCTCAATATGTTCATTCCGTGATACATACCGCGAGGTCGGTATGTCAATAGATACATACCACGTGGTATGTAGGGGCACATCATGGCGAAGCAAAAATACAACCGTGCCGACATGTTGCAAACGGCGCGTGACATTATTCGTGAAAAGGGTGCCGCAAAGTTGACCATACAGGAGGTCGCCACACGCATCGGCGCGACAAAGGGTGCGATCCTGCATTGGTATCCCAGCAAACTGGCGTTGATAGATGCGGTGGTAAGCTCACAAATTGATGACTGGGACGCCAGATATGATGAAAACGCGTCCCGGGACCCCTCACCAAACGCGGCGCTGTTGACGTACCTCAAGACCTGGGAAGAACATTATGAAGAGCAAGCATCATATGCTGAAGCGGTTCTTTTGTTACTGGCCGAGGAACCCGACAGATTGGCGTCAGTGCGCGAAGCCTACTCTCGTTATTCCCGGCCCTACCTTAAGCAAGCCGATCATAACTTTGACCCGCTTCTTCTTTGGTTGGCATGCGAGGGTCTGGAAGCCCTGAGGCTACTGAAACTCCTTGAGGTTTCTCCCAAATTGCGCACCAAGATCTACGCAGAGATCAGATCAAGGGCAACATCGCTCTGAAGGTCCGTCGCTATTTTCACCAACATGATCCTCCCCCACTGAATTGGTCCGAACCCAGAAACTCGTCGGCTGACGAGTCGGCGCTCACACCCGTCGAAGGCAGTATTATCAGGATTGGAGAACCCATTCGATCCAATGCGACTTCGTAGTTCGTTCCGCTACCTGCCGCACTTGTCTCCGAATAGATTTCAAAACCCAGTAACTCGTCTATATTCGCCGAATCTAGGAACTTCCGTGTCAATCCGTTTTGCAAAAATGAAATGGGGACAATGTTGCCAGGACGGTGGCAGGGGGCGGATTGAGCTATGGGTGTATTTCAATTTCGAACAAGCAGGAGAATCAATGCCATCCCCATAACCTATTCAACGTTGGATTCAGGCTTGGCCCGCTGGAACATGCCGAACAAGTCGCGCGGATCGTCCGGGTCGGCGATCATGTCGAGCCGGGTGAAAAAGGGCGTGCCCTTGATAGCCTTGGCAACATAGCGCAGGGCGCTGAAATCCTCGATCGCAAAGCCTACGCTGTCGAACAGGGTGATCTGCCGATCATCGCTGCGGCCCATGGCCTCGCCCGTGATGACCTGCCAGAGTTCGGTCACAGCATGATCCGGATCAAGCTGCTGAATCTCGCCTTCGATCCGCGTCTGGGGCGGGTATTCGACAAAGATCGACGACCGCAGCAGGATGTCGCGGTGCAGTTCCGTCTTACCTGGGCAATCCCCACCAATGGCGTTGATGTGCACGCCTGCGCCCACCATGTTGTCAGTCAGGATCGTGACGTTTTGCTTGTCTGCGGTGCAGGTGGTGACGATTTGCGCGCCCTCGATGGCTTCCTCGCTCGATCGGCATTGCACGACCGCCAGCCCGCTTTGTGTCAGGTTCGCGGCGCAGCGGGCGGTGGCCGAGGCGTCAATGTCGTAAAGCCGCACGGTATCGATGCCACACACCGCCTTGAAGGCAAGGCACTGGAATTCTGACTGCGCGCCATTGCCGATCATCGCCATGGTTCGCGCGACCTTTGGCATCAGGTGTTTCGCCGCCATGGCGCTTGTCGCTGCCGTGCGCAGCGCTGTCAGCAAAGTCATTTCACTCAGCAAATTCGGATAACCAGAATCCACATCCGCCAGCAGACCGAAGGCAGTGACCGTCTGCAGCCCCTCGGCGGTGTTTTTGGGGTGGCCGTTGACATATTTGAACCCATAGGTCTGCCCGTCCGACGTCGGCATAAGCTCGATCACACCTACATCAGAATGCGAGGCGACGCGGGGTGTCTTATCGAACAGCGGCCAGCGGCGGAAATCAGCTTCGATCTCGGCGGCGAGGTCGGTCAGCACCTTTTCGATGCCAATGTGATGGACAAGACCCATCATGTGTTCGACCGACACGAAGGGAACGTAGGCACGTTTTGACGGCAGGGGGGACATGACGAAATCCTCAGGCGGTTTGGGGTTAGCGGGCGCTCAGATGCAACCCGGCGATCATGCAGCGGACAGAGCCGCCGGCGTGTTCGATGGTGGGAATGTCCAGGGGCAGCAGCGTTACATGACGTTCCAGCGTAGCGCGTTGACCGACATCCAGGGACTGCAGCCCGCGCGACGACAGCGCAAGCAAGAGCCCATCGAGGCCCTGCAATTCGATGGCGTTGCCAGCGAAATCGGCGATTTGGTCGTGGCTCAGCTCAACAATGTCACGCTCGCCCTGGCGAAGGCGTTCGCCCACCTCATGGCGGCGCGATGCGTCTGGAATGCAGTCCAGCCCGATCAGTGCGAAATCAGTGCCGATGCACATCAGCACGTTGGTATGGTAGATGGGCGCACCGCGCATATCGACCGCGTCAAAGACCACCGGTTCATAGTTGAAATGCGTGCAGAAGCGTTCCAACAAGATTTCGCTGGTGCGTTTCGACCGCGCGGCGTATGCGACGCGTTCCAAATGGTCGATGACCATGGCGCCTGTGCCTTCGAGGTACAAGTTGTCCTGTTCCAATCCTGAATAGTCAATGATGTCCTGCACGCGGTAATCGCGTTTTAGCATCTCCAGCACATCGTGCCGCCGTTCGGCCCGACGGTTCAGGGAATGCATCGGGTAGACAGCGACATGCCCGCCGGAATGCGTGGAAAACCAGTTGTTTGGAAAAACGGAATCGGGCGTGGCGGTGCCTTCGTCCTCGAACATATGGACGCGGACACCGGCAGCTTGCAGCGAATTTGCGGCGCGGGTTACTTCGACATGGGCGGCACTGGCCATAGCTGCGGCATCGCCGTTGGCACTGGTCTGGAAATGGTTGTCCTGGGCGGTTTGCGCGTTTGGAGTGAAGTGATGTGGCCGGATCATGACCACCGAGGTTGGTGCCTGAAGCGAGGATCGGGGCATATGGCAAGGGCTTCCTGTGCGTAACTTTGCCCAAGGACTATGGCAACGCCCTGACGAACTGCAGTGCCAACTTGTACTATTTGTAATGTATAATTGCGCATACTGCTTAGTTCAATTATAAGATATGTCATGCTCGTTTATGATGATCTCGACCGGAAGCTGATTGCGCTGCTTCGCGAAGACGGGCGTGCGCCGGTCTCTAAGTTGGCAGCTATACTGGGCGTGTCTCGGGCGACCGTGCAAGCGCGGATCGACCGGCTGTTGGACAGCGGCGCGGTGCTGGGCTTCACGATCCGCGCGCGCGAAGACAGTGGGCCGGAGGCTGTCCGGGCGATCATGATGATTGAGGTCTCAGGCCAGTCGACCACGCAGGTGATCCGCAGCCTGCGCGGGATCCCTGCGCTGCGACAGTTGCATTCCACCAACGGCAACTGGGATCTAGTTGCTCAGCTTAGTGCCGAAAGCTTGACAGACTTTGACCGCGTCCTGCGCGAGGTGCGTGGCATTCCTGGCATCACTAATAGCGAAACCTCGATTCTGCTGAGCTCGGTCTAGGCGGCCCACGATGTGTTCGAGAGGCACAAGAGGCATACGAGCAAGATCAGACAGCAGCGGGGGCATTTGAATTTTCTCTGTGGTTCAAGGCCATCAGGATGCCGGAGGTCAGGATCACCGCGATCCCTGCCCAGGCAAGAGGATTGGTTGGCGTACCCCAGAGTAGAAACGCCCAGAGGCTTGCGAAGATCAGGAACGAATACTCAAAAACAGCGACTACAGCCGGGTTTCCGATCCTGTAGGCTTGGGCGATTAGCGTGACGGCAACAACAGCGCCGACAGCCTGAAACAGGGTCAGCCAAAGAAAGCGCGGGCTCGGTTGAGACCAGGGTGCCGTGATGAAGGTATCGCCAGGCCAAAACGTGACCACGATCAGCATGACCAGACCGGCCGCGC
The Yoonia sp. SS1-5 DNA segment above includes these coding regions:
- a CDS encoding FAD-dependent oxidoreductase; amino-acid sequence: MRDPRYDILFEPVKIGPITAPNRFFSVPHATGHNPLMPNGSIGMREMKAEGGWGVVSMQLAEIDPTSDISNLPIEKFWDDTDVKSHALLVERIKKHGSLTAIELAHTGIRARNMDTGTPVLGPSSMRILKPQNPIQSKAMDKQDIKDFRESHKRAVHRAKQAGYDMVYVYAAHDAALVWHFLNPMYNHRTDEYGGSFENRLRLLREVLHDTMEAAAGDVAVAVRIPAHDFKEGSPLTYDNEARAVIESLADVPDLWDVNVAGWPRDSGTSRFDDEGHQEKYTGYVKQITSKPVVGVGRYTSVDAMVGLVKKGVFDLIGASRPSIADPFLPNKVKEGRIDDIRECIGCNVCVSSDAYSVPLMCTQNPTISQEWRRGWHPENIPAAPRAENTLIIGSGPAGLECALTLAKAGHTVTIAEKDAEFGGRVRHESALKGLAAWGRVKDYRLYQLQQMGNVSLYAESEIAPGDVADFEADNIIVATGSKWCNSGAGATTFSAIDGFAEHAITPDDVMAGAEINGPVVIYDDDHYYMGNVLAAHLASLGHEVHLVCPLPSIAEWMGYTLESPRVLDQMVELGVHMHPNTTVKSWTGSALKVTRSDSGTDMSDIAGGTLISVGVRNPSDGLLTALKDMSELADKVSGIGDCLAPGIIQAAVFSGHAEARKRIGDEPKNGIYKRETPVLFPR
- the speB gene encoding agmatinase, with translation MANSKLEHLRALAAKTDLNDKALQAFLDSGGAHGGDKREHVAPYAGISSFLRAPLQAGFEWLDIALIGVPFDLAVTNRPGTRFGPQQVRELSVLAAGPKHHVSGIIPAAIARFADCGDVPIASTYDLDKATQEIEAFFHTVIDAGVMPLSIGGDHSISYPILKAVGRDAPVGMIHIDAHADTGGPFNGSRFHHGGPFRNAALAGVLDPERTVQIGIRGRAEPHWDFSYDSGMRVIHIEEVYEMGLDAVLAEARRIVGDGPTYVSFDIDSIDPAFAPGTGTPEVGGLQPRDVQKLLRGLQGLNLAGGDVVEVSPPFDQTGNTALVASTMLWELLCVLADAIARRKA
- a CDS encoding aromatic ring-hydroxylating dioxygenase subunit alpha, whose translation is MKDTVSTWAYGTSLPAELYVSEEVFRDDLDWLLKSQWFLTGHISQIPNAGDFFLYAIGNESVIVTRNKEGEVKAFHNACRHRGSRVCLENEGYKRLFTCPYHSWSYDLDGQLRAAASMPEGFDKSANGLLPINVGVFEGLIFVNFAAEMDAPDFTTFTQRFAPLMHGQGLAQTKVAARKTYPTNANWKLVVDNFFECYHCSTAHPSYCQVHDKMKLLAFGAVDRSDDPEMADHRKWLAEWEAEAEAKGYPTGMFHDDATSAYFQAANRLPIAKGALTESMDGQPIAPLMGDLAEFDGGQTGCVFSPLSTVLVNNDHAVIFLFIPKDTQETTVEAIWLVAPDAEEGTDYDPQTLMHLWDTTLKEDKTITENNQLGVASRGYRPGVLSDREVWIAEFGKWYLEQRGLI
- a CDS encoding TetR/AcrR family transcriptional regulator; translated protein: MAKQKYNRADMLQTARDIIREKGAAKLTIQEVATRIGATKGAILHWYPSKLALIDAVVSSQIDDWDARYDENASRDPSPNAALLTYLKTWEEHYEEQASYAEAVLLLLAEEPDRLASVREAYSRYSRPYLKQADHNFDPLLLWLACEGLEALRLLKLLEVSPKLRTKIYAEIRSRATSL
- a CDS encoding ornithine cyclodeaminase, translated to MSPLPSKRAYVPFVSVEHMMGLVHHIGIEKVLTDLAAEIEADFRRWPLFDKTPRVASHSDVGVIELMPTSDGQTYGFKYVNGHPKNTAEGLQTVTAFGLLADVDSGYPNLLSEMTLLTALRTAATSAMAAKHLMPKVARTMAMIGNGAQSEFQCLAFKAVCGIDTVRLYDIDASATARCAANLTQSGLAVVQCRSSEEAIEGAQIVTTCTADKQNVTILTDNMVGAGVHINAIGGDCPGKTELHRDILLRSSIFVEYPPQTRIEGEIQQLDPDHAVTELWQVITGEAMGRSDDRQITLFDSVGFAIEDFSALRYVAKAIKGTPFFTRLDMIADPDDPRDLFGMFQRAKPESNVE
- the ctlX gene encoding citrulline utilization hydrolase CtlX gives rise to the protein MPRSSLQAPTSVVMIRPHHFTPNAQTAQDNHFQTSANGDAAAMASAAHVEVTRAANSLQAAGVRVHMFEDEGTATPDSVFPNNWFSTHSGGHVAVYPMHSLNRRAERRHDVLEMLKRDYRVQDIIDYSGLEQDNLYLEGTGAMVIDHLERVAYAARSKRTSEILLERFCTHFNYEPVVFDAVDMRGAPIYHTNVLMCIGTDFALIGLDCIPDASRRHEVGERLRQGERDIVELSHDQIADFAGNAIELQGLDGLLLALSSRGLQSLDVGQRATLERHVTLLPLDIPTIEHAGGSVRCMIAGLHLSAR
- a CDS encoding Lrp/AsnC family transcriptional regulator, coding for MLVYDDLDRKLIALLREDGRAPVSKLAAILGVSRATVQARIDRLLDSGAVLGFTIRAREDSGPEAVRAIMMIEVSGQSTTQVIRSLRGIPALRQLHSTNGNWDLVAQLSAESLTDFDRVLREVRGIPGITNSETSILLSSV